From Alloacidobacterium dinghuense:
TCATCCAGACGCATCCCGATGTGCTTGTGATTCCTCCCGACCCGCCGCAGTTGCTCATCAAGCTTGGGCAGGTGCGGACTGTGATTCGTGAAATCTACCGCATGCCAGCCGAGGCAAAACGGGCGATCTACATCTTCACCAGCGCTGCGTTCATGAAGGAAGCTGCGAATTCGCTGCTGAAAATTCTGGAGGAGCCTCCGGCGCACGCCAGCATTTTTCTGCTGGCGGAAAATACCGGCGAGTTGCTGCCAACGATTCGCTCACGAGCTGGCATCGCGAGGCTGGGAGCGCTCCCGCTCGACCAGCTGGAGCGGCTGATCGCGACGCGGCGGGAAGATTTGCGTCCGGCGCAGCGTTCCCTTGTTGCCCGCCTGGCGCAGGGTGCGGTGGGCGCCGCGCTTGGCTTCGACCTGGAACAATATCTTGCCCATCGGCAGGATGCGCTTATACTGCTGCGCAACGCCACACGCGAGGCTGACCACTCGACACTCTTTCGCATGACCGAGACCTACCGGGCCGGTGCCGAAGGCCAGCAGAAAACCCAGGGAATGTTGCGCGCGCTGATCAGCCTGCTCGAAGATCTACTGCTGATCCAAAGCGGTCAGGCCGCTTTGATGCGCAACATCGACCTGCAGGCAGAGCTGAGCGCAATGGCTTCCGGTGTTTCCTTTGAGTGGATTGAAAACGCGGCACGCAGTATTCAGCAAGTGCAGTCCGGAATGCGGCGCAATCTGCTT
This genomic window contains:
- a CDS encoding ATP-binding protein, which gives rise to MLCTVLTRYSQFVGFQDFLGNETTVRHLREGIAQGRLPHALILAGPRGSGKYTLALMLAQAANCLNPTESDGLPDFCGVCRNCTRIAQAMALDARVEEAIAAREELREVDKKDTRILIQTHPDVLVIPPDPPQLLIKLGQVRTVIREIYRMPAEAKRAIYIFTSAAFMKEAANSLLKILEEPPAHASIFLLAENTGELLPTIRSRAGIARLGALPLDQLERLIATRREDLRPAQRSLVARLAQGAVGAALGFDLEQYLAHRQDALILLRNATREADHSTLFRMTETYRAGAEGQQKTQGMLRALISLLEDLLLIQSGQAALMRNIDLQAELSAMASGVSFEWIENAARSIQQVQSGMRRNLLRSLALDAFAGEIAVQ